Below is a genomic region from Flammeovirgaceae bacterium SG7u.111.
GGCTATAAAAAATGTAAAAAAAGCGATTAAAAACCCTGAGTTGGGTTGGATGTTTGAAAATTGTTTCCCGAATACCTTGGACACCACGGTGAACTATAAAGAGGTAGATGGTCGCCCAGATACGTTCGTCATTACGGGAGATATACATGCGATGTGGTTGCGAGATAGTAGTGCACAAGTATGGCCGTATGTGCCATTGGCTAAAAAAGATAAAGATCTCCAAAAGCTTCTTTCGGGTGTTGTCAATAGGCAAACTGACTGCATTTTGATTGACCCTTATGCAAATGCGTTTAATGAAAGTGCTACTGGAAGTGAGTGGGAAACTGACTCAACGGACATGAAGCCAGAGCTTCATGAGCGGAAATGGGAAATTGATTCGCTTTGCTACCCTATTCGTTTGGCTTACCATTATTGGAAAACAACTGGAGATACTTCTGTTTTTGATAAAAAATGGGAAAAGGCCATGAAACTGGTGCTGAAAACCTTTATTGAACAGCAACGAAAGGAGGGTGATGGACCTTACAAATTCATGAGGAAAACGGAGGTAAATACGGATACCATGCCCATGTTTGGGGCTGGAAATCCTGTTGTGCCAGTCGGGTTGATTGCTTCGGGCTTTCGCCCCTCTGATGATGCCACCACTTTTTTATTCTTAGTTCCTTCTAACTTTTTTGCTGTTACTTCGCTCAAGCAGCTCAATGAGATTTTTACAGAAGTGATAAAAGACAAGGAGTTTGCCTCAAAATGTACTGCTTTGGCAAATGAGGTGAGCGATGCGTTGAAGGAATATGCCATTGTTGAGCACAAAGGGTATGGCAATATTTTCCCTTTCGAAGTAGATGGTTTTGGTAACAAACTATTTATGGACGACGCAAATGTCCCAAGCTTGCTGGCCATGCCTTATTTGGGAACTATCAATGCCGATGACCCTATTTATCAGAACACTCGAGCTTTTGTTTGGGGCAAAGACAACCCATTCTTCTTTAAAGGAACAAAGGCCGAAGGAATTGGTGGCCCGCACAAAGGAATGGATTTGATCTGGCCTATGTCCATCACCATGAAGGCGCTTACCAGCGATAATGACGAGGAAATTAAAGGATGTATTGAAACTCTAATGGCGACCCATGGCGGTACAGGATTCATGCATGAGGCTTTTCATAAAGATGATCCGAGCATTTTCCACAGAACATGGTTTGCTTGGGCGAACACGCTCTTTGGCGAACTGATTCTTAAAGTATACAACGAGCGGCCACAGCTTTTGAAAGAAATTTGACCGATTACTTAAATAAACCACAGTACTACGAATGAAGAATAATAGACGAGATTTTATCAAAAAATCATCCATCGGATTGGGCTTAGCTGGTGCAGGGATGGTGCCCTTGAGTGCTTGTACGGCTACTACTAGCGAAAAAGTAGGTGAGGAGAAAGCGGCTAAAGATCAAAAAGTAACCAAACCAATCGTGATTTCTACATGGAATCATGGTCAGCCGGCAAATGTTGCAGCATGGGCATTGCTCAAAGAAGGTAAAAGCGCTTTGGACGCAGTAGAAGCGGGCGTTCGTATTCCTGAGTCAGACCCTGAAGTAAGAACTGTTGGACTTGGTGGATATCCTGATCGTGATGGAAGAGTGACATTAGATGCTTGTATCATGGACCATCATAGCAATTGCGGTTCAGTAGCTTTTTTGCAAGACATTGTAAACCCGATCTCTGTAGCTAGAAAAGTGATGGAAGATACTCCGCACGTAATGTTGGTAGGAGAAGGCGCACTACAATTTGCCGTAGAAAAAGGCTTTGAGCGAACTAATTTATTGACCGAAGCTTCTAAAAAGGATTGGGAAAATTGGTTGAAAGAATCTAAGTACGCGCCTGTGATCAATGTGGAAAACCATGATACGATCAGCATGCTTGCTTTAGATGAGGAAGGCAACATTTCTGGTGCATGTACGACCAGTGGCGCATCGTATAAAATGCACGGCAGGGTAGGAGATTCACCCATTATTGGAGCTGGGTTATTTTTAGATAATGAAGTTGGCGGGGCTTGTGCCACAGGTTTGGGCGAAGCGGTGATTAGGGTTTCGGGAAGTGCAATGGTGGTGGAAATGATGAGACAAGGGGCTAGCCCCCAAGAAGCATGCAAAGCTATTGTAGAGCGCATTTATGAAAAATTGAAAGATGTGGAGAATTTGCAAGTTGGCTTTTTGGCGCTCGATAAGAAAGGAAGCTACGGAGGTTACGCCATCCATAAGGGTTTTAACTATGCAGTGTATTCAGATGAATCTAACAATACTTTGATTGATGCTGAGAGTAAGTTTAGTTAAGCAGTATTTTTATAGTTTGCTATTTTCCACTGCTTTTGTTCATTTGACTAATGTTCCGTTGATGGCACAAACAGGCTCAGTTACTGAACCTGTGAGGTATATTGGCGGGAATACGATTGATCCCAGTGTTCACGAAGGCAGGCTGAGGTATGCGATAGGAACGGAAAATATTCAGGTGCTCCGAGCCAATAGGGAGCATCCTGAATTGGCAGATGGTTTTGGTTGGACGTATAACCACGCTCCAAATTTGGCTTATTGGGAACATACTTTTTTCCTTCAGTACTTAAGTAATCCGAAAGATGAACACGTAGCCCCAGGTCATACGATGCTGGTCACTTCAGAGAATGGCCGCCAGTGGGAAAAGCCC
It encodes:
- a CDS encoding N(4)-(beta-N-acetylglucosaminyl)-L-asparaginase — protein: MKNNRRDFIKKSSIGLGLAGAGMVPLSACTATTSEKVGEEKAAKDQKVTKPIVISTWNHGQPANVAAWALLKEGKSALDAVEAGVRIPESDPEVRTVGLGGYPDRDGRVTLDACIMDHHSNCGSVAFLQDIVNPISVARKVMEDTPHVMLVGEGALQFAVEKGFERTNLLTEASKKDWENWLKESKYAPVINVENHDTISMLALDEEGNISGACTTSGASYKMHGRVGDSPIIGAGLFLDNEVGGACATGLGEAVIRVSGSAMVVEMMRQGASPQEACKAIVERIYEKLKDVENLQVGFLALDKKGSYGGYAIHKGFNYAVYSDESNNTLIDAESKFS
- a CDS encoding glycoside hydrolase family 125 protein, with the translated sequence MQRRDFIKSNSVLAAGAVMIPQVLNASVFKDGFISKRPPVGKRNFTSKAVEEAIKNVKKAIKNPELGWMFENCFPNTLDTTVNYKEVDGRPDTFVITGDIHAMWLRDSSAQVWPYVPLAKKDKDLQKLLSGVVNRQTDCILIDPYANAFNESATGSEWETDSTDMKPELHERKWEIDSLCYPIRLAYHYWKTTGDTSVFDKKWEKAMKLVLKTFIEQQRKEGDGPYKFMRKTEVNTDTMPMFGAGNPVVPVGLIASGFRPSDDATTFLFLVPSNFFAVTSLKQLNEIFTEVIKDKEFASKCTALANEVSDALKEYAIVEHKGYGNIFPFEVDGFGNKLFMDDANVPSLLAMPYLGTINADDPIYQNTRAFVWGKDNPFFFKGTKAEGIGGPHKGMDLIWPMSITMKALTSDNDEEIKGCIETLMATHGGTGFMHEAFHKDDPSIFHRTWFAWANTLFGELILKVYNERPQLLKEI